AGTACactcatttgttgttttctgtgtccgtttttttttcctgttttgtttgcctCCTTCAACCTGGACGTGTGCGCGCCCACTCACATACACGATACTGAAGAAAAGGCATACAaaaggagtaaaaaaaaataaataaaagaagtaagggaaagtaaaggaaaaaaaaagaggtagcGTGTGCATAGAGTTCGACTGCGTCAAGAAAACCGGAATATAATACATCCTTAAGCACGACAAATGTTTTTTACTCCTCCACAACTTCAGAAGCTTGAGCAGGACTGGAATGGGCTCGCAGTGCGTGATTGGATGATTGCCAATGTGGATGTTGTGTTGTACATCTCTTTCCTCTACCTTGGATTCGTATTTATTGGCCCAAAATTGTTCGCTAAGCTTGTTGGCACAAACccggccgctgctgctgctgctggagcCCGAAGCGCTGACGGCACCGGCTCTCCAATCGTTCGCCGGTCGATGGTTGTGTGGAATTTGGCGCTTTCAATTTTCTCCATCTTCGGCACAAGCACTGTGACGCCTGTACTTCTGCGTAACCTTGCCAATAAGGGGTTCTACGGTGCCACCTGTGACTTCAAGGAAACGGAATTTTACACAACAAATGTTGGATTCTGGATGGGTATTTTCGCTCTTTCAAAGATACCGGAGCTTGTTGACACGATATTCCTCGTGTTGCAGGGCAAACAGGAGTTGCCTTTCCTTCATTGGTATCACCATGTGACAGTTCTGTTGTTCTCATGGCACACGTACTGCGTAGGGAGTAGCGCATACATTTGGGTGGCCGCTATGAATTACTCCGTACATTCCGTCATGTACCTTTACTTCGCCCTTGCAGCATTAGGATACAAACGCGTAGTCCGCCCACTTGCGCCGTACATCACAATTATACAGATACTACAAATGGTTGTGGGTTGTTATGTGACTATTTTTGCACTTCAGGAGTTGCATGGGGAGGGGGGTCGTGGATGTGGTGTGTCGCCAGCGA
This sequence is a window from Trypanosoma brucei gambiense DAL972 chromosome 7, complete sequence. Protein-coding genes within it:
- a CDS encoding fatty acid elongase, putative, producing MFFTPPQLQKLEQDWNGLAVRDWMIANVDVVLYISFLYLGFVFIGPKLFAKLVGTNPAAAAAAGARSADGTGSPIVRRSMVVWNLALSIFSIFGTSTVTPVLLRNLANKGFYGATCDFKETEFYTTNVGFWMGIFALSKIPELVDTIFLVLQGKQELPFLHWYHHVTVLLFSWHTYCVGSSAYIWVAAMNYSVHSVMYLYFALAALGYKRVVRPLAPYITIIQILQMVVGCYVTIFALQELHGEGGRGCGVSPANMRIQLVMYASYLYLFSKMFVASYIRPPKRPTVGGPSSTAGVSNGSVDKKVK